Below is a window of Rhodopseudomonas sp. P2A-2r DNA.
TCCATGCCGGAATAGAGATCGACATCGTTGGTGGCCGTCGCAATCGCCGAGGTCATGCGGGTCATGGTGAGTTCACCGATGTGATTTTCGCCCATCAGCGCCACCGTCTCGGGCTTCAGCACCTCAAGCCCGCCGGCGCGGCCCTGTTCAGCATCATCTGCACGAATTTGATGTAATCGCCGGCGGTGCCGTAGAGCCCGCCGCCGCCGGCATGGAATTCCGGGTCCTGACCGATTTCGAAGGCAATCGGCGTCAGCGAGCCATCCGCGCCGCGGCTGTGCATACGCACCAGCCGGGCGCGCTGCGATTCGCCGATCCGGAACGCGGTGTCGGTCATGCCCAGCGGTGTGAACAGATGATCGCGAAAATAGGCCTCGAGACGAGCGCCGCTGACGGCCTCAATGGCCTGGCCGGTGAAATCGAGACTGGTGCCGTATTCCCAACGCGTGCCGGGATCGCTCATGACTGGCACCCTCAGCGCCGCCTTGAGGCCGGTGCGGAAGGGCGGCGTGCCGGACACCGCGAGATAGCGCACCATGTCGCCGTTCCACATATCGTAGCAGAAGCCGGCGGTATGGGTCAGCAGGTGCCGCAAGGTGATCGGGTTGCGCGCCGGCCGCAGTTGCGGCGCGCCGTCGGCATCGAACCCTTCCAGCACCATCGGCGAGGCGAGATCCGGCAGGACGTCGCCGATCGACCCGTCGAGCGACAGCCGGCCCTGCTCCACCAGCTGCATCACCGCCGCGGCGGTGATCGCCTTGGTCATGGAGGCCAGCCAGAACACGTTGTCCTCGGTCATGGCCGTATCCGTCGAGAGATCGCGCCGGCCGAACGCGCCGCGGTAGATCACCTCATCGCCGGTCGCCGCCATGGCCACCACGCCGGGAATCTGCCCGGCCTCGCAGGCCCGCTGCAGCGCCTGGTCGATCTCGTCTTGCATGTGGACATCCCCGATATTTTCGACACGGATTCTCGCCCCCGGCGACATGACCGGCAAGAAATATCGATGTTGCGGCGCGGTTTGGCATGAACCGCTGCGGTTTTTGCCGCGACGAACGATCACGCACCGAGTTGTGATCGCTGCGGCGGTGGATTCACGAAAAATGATTCGGATTCGACAAGCAAAGCAGGCATTCGCAACCTAAATCGTGAACCACGCGCACGGTTTGGACACGGTCGGGCCGAAGCTTGGGAACAAACATTGCGGACGCGTGTTCAAAATGCGGCCTTGTGCCCGGACGCGCTGCGCCGACCAAAGACTGATGAAATTTGTTGCAGCAACGCTGCGGAGACTGACGATGATTGCCAACTGGACCGAATGGAAACGCTACCCCCGCGCATCCCGTGGCGAGAACATCGAGGCTCCCATCGGGCCAGGCATTTTCGAAGTCCGGCACGCCGGCTCCGGCGCGCTGTTCGCCTTCGATGCCGCCGATAACCTGGCGGAGGCGCTGGCAAAGATCTCCGCGCCGCCCAAATCCTTCATTTCCTGGTTTGGCCGTCGCGACAGCACGATGCTGCCGGACTTGGAATACCGCACCTTTTCGACCACCACCCGCGCCAATGCGCGGATCGCCGCTGCCCGGATGATCGACCGCCGCGAGACCTACCTGCGCGGCGCGGCGTAACGTCGCTGCAATCTCTTGCAATAGCCCGGTATCGCTTGCGATAGCAGGTATACGCTGCGCGAAGGCGCAATCCGGCCTATACTCCTTTACAAGTCCGCGACAGCTGAAGTCAGCGACACTTTGAGGAGAATGCCCATGAATCCGCCCGCCGCCGCACGCCAGTCCTCCGCCACGCCCTCGCTGCGCGACCGCCTCAAGGACCGCTCGCTGCTGCGCGAGCAGTGCTATGTCGATGGCGCCTGGGCCGGCACAGGCGCGACTTCGGTCACGAATCCGGTCAACGGCATCGAGCTCGCCAAGGTGCCGAACATGGGCACCAAGGAGACGACGCAAGCGGTGGAAGCCGCCGAGCGCGCCTTTCCGCTCTGGGCCAAATTCACCGCCAAGCAGCGCTCCAACATCCTGCGCAAATGGTTCGAGCTGATCATCGCCAATCGCGAGGACCTGGCGCTGATCCTGACCTCCGAACAGGGCAAGCCGCTGGCGGAAGCGCTGGGCGAGGTCGACATCGGCGCCGCCTATATCGAATTCTTCGCCGAAGAGGCCCGCCGGGTCTATGGCGAGACCATCCCGACGCAACGGCCCGATGCCCGGCTGCTGGCGATCAAGCAGCCTATCGGCGTCTGCGGCGCCATCACCCCGTGGAATTTCCCGAATTCGATGATCACCCGCAAGGTGTCACCGGCGCTGGCCGCGGGCTGCACCGTGGTGCTGAAGCCGGCCAATGAGACGCCGCTGTCGGCGCTGGCGCTGGCGGAACTGGCCGAACGCGCCGGCGTGCCCAAGGGCGTGCTCAACATCATCACCGGCAAGGCCTCGGAAATCGGGCTGGTGCTGTGCGAACACCCGGCCGTGCGCTTCGTCGGCTTCACCGGCTCCACCGAGGTCGGCAAGATCCTCTACAAGCAGGCTGCGGTCGGGGTGAAGAAGCTCGGCCTCGAACTCGGCGGCAATGCGCCGTTCGTGGTGTTCGATGACGCCGACATCGATGCCGCGGTCGACGGCGCCATGGTCTCGAAATATCGCAACATGGGACAGACCTGCGTCTGCGCCAACCGGCTCTACGCTCAGGACGGCATCTACGACACCTTCGTCGAAAAGCTCGCCAAGAAGGTCGCAGCCATGAAAGTGGGCGACGGCACGGAGGCCGGCATCACCCAGGGGCCGCTGATCAACATGGAGGCGATCGAGAAAGTCGAGCGCCACATTGCCGACGCCGTCAAGGGCGGCGCCAAGGTCGTCACCGGCGGCAAGCGCCATGCGCTCGGCGGCAGCTTCTTCGAGCCGACCGTGCTGTCCAACGTCAAGTCCGATGCGCTGGTATCGCAGGAAGAGACCTTCGGCCCGCTGGCGCCGGTGTTCCGCTTCAAGGACGAGGCCGACGTCATCGCCATGTGCAACGCCTCGCCGTTCGGCCTCGCCTCCTACTTCTATTCCCGCGATCTCGGCCGCGTCTGGCGCGTCGCCGAAGCACTGGAGTCCGGCATGGTCGGCGTCAACACCGGATTGATCACCACCGAGGTGGCGCCGTTCGGCGGCGTCAAGGAGTCCGGCCTCGGCCGCGAAGGCTCGCATCACGGCATGGAAGAATATGTCGAGATCAAATACATCATGATGTCAGGGATCTGAGACTCGCTTGCTTCCTCACCCTCTCCCGCTTGCGGGAGAGGGTGCGCAGGCCGCCTTCCGCGCCCGCCCAACAGAACGCCGATGCGAAGCATCGGCTGCGGCGTCTGCACGGCCGGGTTAGGGCGAGTGTCTCGCTCCGGGCCCCTTCATCCGCGTGAATTTGACCTGCCTCAATACCGCAGCGAAACCGGCATGATCTGCTGGTGCGATGTCGGGATATATCAGGTCATTCCTCGAAATCGGCTTGGACGACGTCGGACTAGTCGGCGGCAAGACCGCGTCGCTCGGCGAACTCTATGCGATGCTCGCATCCGAAGGTGTTGCCGTCCCCAACGGTTTTGCGATCACGGCAGATGCCTATCGCGATGCCCTCTTGCAGGGCGATGTCGCGGAGCAGCTTCACCGACTCCTTGACGGGCTCGACAAGAGCAGGATCCGGCAGCTTGCCAGCACGGCCGCCAAAGCGCGCGAGATCATTTACAAGGCGATGGATACGCCGCTTCTGCGCGCGCAGATCGTGGACGCCTACCGTCAGCTTGAAGGGGAGGCCGGGACCGGCGTCGCCGTCGCGGTGCGCAGTTCGGCGACAGCGGAGGATCTTCCGACCGCCAGCTTTGCCGGGCAGCACGAAAGCTTTCTCAATGTGCGCGGCCCGAAGGATCTGTTCGAGGCCTGCCGGCGCTGCTTCGCCTCGATCTTCACCGATCGCGCGATTTCCTACCGGATCGACAATGGCTTCGATCATTTCAAGGTCGCGCTCTCAGTCGCGGTGATGAAAATGGTCCGCTCGGATCTGGCGGCCAGCGGCGTCATCTTTACCCTCGATACCGAATCCGGATTTCGCGACGTGGTGTTCGTCACCGGCTGCTACGGCCTCGGCGAAACCATCGTGCAGGGCCAGGTCGATCCCGACGAGTTCTACGTCCACAAGCCGACGCTCAAGCTGGGCTTTCGTCGCGTATTGCGGCGCAAGCTCGGCGCCAAGCAGATCCGCATGATCTACGGCAAGCGCGGCGGCAGCCATGCGACGCTGACCCGCAATGTGCCGACTGCCGAGCGACAGGCATTCTGCATTTCCGATGCCGAAGTGCTGAGCCTCGCGGACATCGCCGTGCGGATCGAGGCGCACTATTCGAAACATGCCGGCAGCGCGATGCCGATGGACATCGAATGGGCCAAGGACGGTGCCGACGGCAAGCTCTATATCATTCAGGCGCGCCCCGAGACCGTCGCCTCGCAGCGCTCGGCGGACTTCCACGAGACCTACAATCTCAAGGCGCGCGGCGAGGTGATCGTCACGGGCCGCGCGGTCGGCGAGAAGATCGCCACCGGCCGCGTCCGCCGCATCGCGACCGCGCGCGATCTGGCGGCCTTCAAGCCCGGCGAGATTCTGGTGGCGCCGGCCACCAGCCCGGACTGGGAGCCGGTCATGAAGATCGCGGCCGGTGTCATTACCGACAAGGGTGGCCGGACCTGCCATGCGGCCATCGTCGCCCGCGAACTCGGCATCCCCGCAGTGGTGGGCGCCACCTATGCCACCGACCGGCTCAAGACCGGAACGGACGTCACGATCTGCTGCGCCGAAGGCGATGCCGGCAACGTCTATCGGGGAGCGGTGGCCTACGACGTGACGCGAACCGCGCTGAGCGAGCTGAAACAGCCGCGCACCGCCATCATGGTGAATGTCGGCACCCCCGAAATGGCGTTTCGCACCGCGATGCAGCCGCAGGCCGGCGTCGGTCTCGCGCGCATGGAATTCATCATCGGCGAGCATATCGGCGTGCACCCGATGGCGCTGCTCAAGCCGGACAGGATTGCCTCCACTAAGGAGCGGATGGCGATCGCGCGTCTGGTCAAAGGCTACAAAAGCCCGTCCGAGTTCTTTGTTGAGAAATTGGCGGAAGGCGTCGGCACCATCGCCGCAGCCTTCTATCCCAAGCCGGTGATCGTGCGGCTGTCCGATTTCAAGACCAACGAATATGCCAGCCTGCTGGGTGGCCAGGCGTTCGAGCCGAAGGAGGAGAATCCGATGCTCGGATTCCGCGGCGCGGCGCGCTACAGCCATCCCGCCTATGCAGACGGATTCGCCCTGGAGTGCGCGGCGTTGCGTCAGGTGCGCGAGGACATGGGACTGTCCAATCTGCGCGTCATGGTGCCGTTCTGCCGGACCGTCGCGGAAGGCAAGCGCGTGATCGCCACCATGGCGGCCAACGGGCTGACGCGCGGCGAAGGCGGACTCGAGATCTACGTCATGTGCGAGATCCCGAACAACGTGATCCAGATCGATGCCTTTGCCGAACTGTTCGACGGCTTTTCCATCGGCTCCAATGACCTCACGCAACTGACGCTGGGGGTCGACCGGGACTCCGACATTGTCGCCTTCGATTTCGATGAACGCGATCCCGGCATGCTGGAGATGTTCCGCCAGGCCGTGGCCGGCGCCAAGCGCAATGGCCGCCATGTCGGCATCTGCGGCGAGGCTCCCGCCAACTACCCGGAGATCGCGCGCTACCTGACCGGGCTCGGCATCGATTCGATCAGCGTCAATCCAGCAAGCGTATTTCGCACCATGGCTGCCGTGCTCGAGGCCGAAGCCGGTCAGACCGCCATCAAGACCTGACGACGCCGGACGGCGATTGCCGTCAGGCCTGCGCGGAAACGGCGGCGGCGTGAATTTGCTCGGCTGCGGCGTTGACCCTGGTCATGGTGTCCGTCAGTTCGGCGTAGGGCTCGTCTTGGATCGTCGCTGTGCCGAAATTCGAGTTCTCGCCGTCGAAGCGCCCCTCCGCCGGCTGATCGGCATGCTCGAACCAGTGATAGCCGACCACCGCCGGCTTGCGCAGAGCCGCCGTCACGTAGCGCTCGAAGCATTGCGCGCGCTCGAGCTGGCTCGCCACCCGCGGTCCGGCGCCGCGGGTATTCGGCAGGCCGGAATCGTCGCAGCGAAAGGAAAATTCCGAAATCAGGCACGGCTTGCCGGTTGCCGCATAGGCATCGATCGCCGGACTGGCGTCGAAGTCGTAGCAATTGAACGACACCACATCGAGGTGCCGGCCGGCGGCGGCGATCACATTGGTTTGCGGCTGATAGCCAAACCGCGAACCGATCACCAGATGATTGGAATCGACAGCCCTGATGGCCGACGCGCACAGTTCGAAATAGATGTCGGCCACCATCGCG
It encodes the following:
- a CDS encoding NAD-dependent succinate-semialdehyde dehydrogenase translates to MNPPAAARQSSATPSLRDRLKDRSLLREQCYVDGAWAGTGATSVTNPVNGIELAKVPNMGTKETTQAVEAAERAFPLWAKFTAKQRSNILRKWFELIIANREDLALILTSEQGKPLAEALGEVDIGAAYIEFFAEEARRVYGETIPTQRPDARLLAIKQPIGVCGAITPWNFPNSMITRKVSPALAAGCTVVLKPANETPLSALALAELAERAGVPKGVLNIITGKASEIGLVLCEHPAVRFVGFTGSTEVGKILYKQAAVGVKKLGLELGGNAPFVVFDDADIDAAVDGAMVSKYRNMGQTCVCANRLYAQDGIYDTFVEKLAKKVAAMKVGDGTEAGITQGPLINMEAIEKVERHIADAVKGGAKVVTGGKRHALGGSFFEPTVLSNVKSDALVSQEETFGPLAPVFRFKDEADVIAMCNASPFGLASYFYSRDLGRVWRVAEALESGMVGVNTGLITTEVAPFGGVKESGLGREGSHHGMEEYVEIKYIMMSGI
- the ppsA gene encoding phosphoenolpyruvate synthase produces the protein MSGYIRSFLEIGLDDVGLVGGKTASLGELYAMLASEGVAVPNGFAITADAYRDALLQGDVAEQLHRLLDGLDKSRIRQLASTAAKAREIIYKAMDTPLLRAQIVDAYRQLEGEAGTGVAVAVRSSATAEDLPTASFAGQHESFLNVRGPKDLFEACRRCFASIFTDRAISYRIDNGFDHFKVALSVAVMKMVRSDLAASGVIFTLDTESGFRDVVFVTGCYGLGETIVQGQVDPDEFYVHKPTLKLGFRRVLRRKLGAKQIRMIYGKRGGSHATLTRNVPTAERQAFCISDAEVLSLADIAVRIEAHYSKHAGSAMPMDIEWAKDGADGKLYIIQARPETVASQRSADFHETYNLKARGEVIVTGRAVGEKIATGRVRRIATARDLAAFKPGEILVAPATSPDWEPVMKIAAGVITDKGGRTCHAAIVARELGIPAVVGATYATDRLKTGTDVTICCAEGDAGNVYRGAVAYDVTRTALSELKQPRTAIMVNVGTPEMAFRTAMQPQAGVGLARMEFIIGEHIGVHPMALLKPDRIASTKERMAIARLVKGYKSPSEFFVEKLAEGVGTIAAAFYPKPVIVRLSDFKTNEYASLLGGQAFEPKEENPMLGFRGAARYSHPAYADGFALECAALRQVREDMGLSNLRVMVPFCRTVAEGKRVIATMAANGLTRGEGGLEIYVMCEIPNNVIQIDAFAELFDGFSIGSNDLTQLTLGVDRDSDIVAFDFDERDPGMLEMFRQAVAGAKRNGRHVGICGEAPANYPEIARYLTGLGIDSISVNPASVFRTMAAVLEAEAGQTAIKT